A window of the Loxodonta africana isolate mLoxAfr1 chromosome 3, mLoxAfr1.hap2, whole genome shotgun sequence genome harbors these coding sequences:
- the SLC25A34 gene encoding solute carrier family 25 member 34: MPLTRAQPAPGPEAMETVPPAVDLVLGASACCLACVFTNPLEVVKTRLQLQGELRARGTYPRLYRGFLASVTAVVRADGLWGLQKGLAAGLLYQGLMNGVRFYCYSLTCQAGLAQQPGGTVLAGAVAGALGAFVGSPAYLVKTQLQAQTVAAMAVGHQHHHQSILGALETIWRQQGLAGLWRGVGGAVPRVTVGSAAQLATFASAKAWVQEQQWLPEDSWLVALAGGMISSIAVAAVMTPFDVVSTRLYNQPVDRTGRGQLYGGLADCLVKIWRQEGPLALYKGLGPAYLRLGPHTILSMLFWDELRKLAGRAQQQGA; encoded by the exons ATGCCCCTGACCCGGGCACAGCCGGCCCCTGGCCCGGAGGCCATGGAGACGGTGCCCCCAGCTGTGGACCTGGTGCTGGGGGCCTCGGCCTGTTGCCTGGCCTGTGTCTTCACCAACCCTCTGGAGGTGGTGAAGACGCGGCTGCAGCTGCAGGGGGAGCTGCGGGCCCGGGGCACCTATCCGCGACTGTACCGTGGTTTTCTGGCCTCCGTGACCGCGGTGGTCCGCGCCGATGGGCTGTGGGGCCTGCAGAAGGGGTTGGCTGCCGGCCTCCTCTACCAGGGCCTCATGAACGGTGTCCGTTTCTACTGCTACAGCCTGACATGCCAGGCTGGCCTGGCCCAGCAGCCGGGTGGCACTGTGCTCGCGGGCGCCGTGGCGGGGGCCCTGGGAGCCTTCGTGGGGAGCCCTGCTTACCTG GTCAAGACGCAGCTGCAGGCCCAGACAGTGGCCGCCATGGCTGTGGGGCACCAGCACCATCACCAG AGCATCCTGGGTGCCCTGGAGACTATCTGGCGGCAGCAGGGCCTGGCAGGACTGTGGCGGGGTGTGGgtggggctgtgccccgtgtCACGGTGGGCTCAGCTGCCCAGCTGGCCACCTTCGCCTCTGCCAAGGCCTGGGTGCAGGAGCAACAG TGGCTCCCGGAGGACAGCTGGCTAGTGGCCCTGGCTGGGGGCATGATCAGCAGCATCGCTGTGGCCGCAGTCATGACACCCTTTGATGTGGTCAGCACGAGGCTGTACAATCAGCCCGTGGACAGAACTGGCAGG GGCCAGCTGTACGGGGGCCTTGCCGACTGCCTGGTGAAGATCTGGCGGCAGGAGGGCCCCCTGGCGCTCTACAAGGGTCTGGGCCCCGCCTACCTGCGCCTGGGCCCCCACACCATCCTCAGCATGCTCTTCTGGGATGAGCTCCGGAAACTGGCCGGGCGGGCCCAGCAGCAGGGTGCCTAG